In the Clostridium beijerinckii genome, one interval contains:
- a CDS encoding diguanylate cyclase, which yields MKNVKNNKQKQINDIVSVVKISILLLIGIILFQNFINNNLTVWVPEMYYTVICLFIPLMVSVLIYLIWIFSTKYRFNKRYVDIINKIEIAVFIIVFSIIIFICGVNESQYKFLYLFIIITTTIQYGMKQGIIVSCISSLIILAMDIFMEPNVIVNTYFENDLILAGVFILTAWPLGFYVKIEAEHIKKLEELINIDGLTELYNHRYFCDSLAEKVKNGDRNSKPVSMIFIDIDYFKQYNDTHGHQKGDYVLRKIGEIIKSNIGEEDIAARYGGEEFSIILPGVNEEEAIQVAENLRKKIECTRFYGEESQPKGKVTVSIGVSVYPYKARNDIELIKSADDALYRAKFFNKNRVEAYTSILDEIKKNIDEKDIELVASIKTLISVINAKDRYTYGHVERVVVYSRMIADKLKLSKREKEILIYGAYMHDIGKININKEVLMKKMRLTDEEWELLKQHPANGVEIIKSVDSLKDIIPLIISHHERYDGNGYPNKLKGKEIPYLARILTVVDSFDAMTSNRPYNTRKTYEEAAEELEKCSGTQFDPEISAAFIEIVRKNDGEAFIEGVSDIGEIHI from the coding sequence TATACAGTAATATGTTTATTCATACCATTAATGGTATCTGTTTTGATTTATTTAATATGGATTTTTTCGACTAAATATAGATTTAATAAAAGATATGTAGATATTATCAATAAAATCGAAATAGCAGTTTTTATAATAGTGTTTTCGATAATTATATTTATATGTGGAGTAAATGAAAGCCAATATAAATTTTTGTATTTGTTTATAATAATAACAACAACAATTCAATATGGAATGAAACAAGGTATTATAGTTTCCTGTATTTCATCTCTAATTATTTTAGCTATGGATATATTTATGGAACCTAATGTAATAGTAAATACATATTTTGAAAATGATTTAATCCTGGCAGGGGTATTTATTTTGACTGCATGGCCATTGGGATTCTATGTAAAGATAGAAGCAGAACATATTAAAAAGTTAGAAGAGTTAATAAATATTGATGGACTTACTGAACTTTATAATCATAGATATTTCTGTGACTCGTTAGCAGAGAAAGTTAAGAATGGAGATAGGAATAGCAAACCTGTATCCATGATTTTTATAGATATAGATTATTTTAAGCAATATAATGATACTCATGGCCATCAAAAAGGTGATTACGTCCTTAGAAAAATTGGTGAAATTATTAAAAGTAACATAGGAGAAGAAGATATTGCAGCAAGATATGGGGGTGAAGAATTCTCAATAATACTGCCTGGTGTAAATGAGGAAGAAGCAATTCAAGTGGCAGAAAATTTAAGAAAAAAAATAGAGTGTACACGTTTTTATGGGGAAGAAAGTCAGCCTAAGGGGAAAGTTACAGTTTCAATAGGTGTATCAGTTTATCCATATAAAGCGAGAAATGATATAGAATTAATAAAAAGCGCAGATGATGCACTATACAGAGCAAAATTTTTCAATAAGAATAGGGTCGAAGCATATACATCAATTCTAGATGAAATCAAAAAAAATATAGATGAAAAAGATATTGAACTTGTCGCTTCGATAAAAACCTTGATTAGTGTTATTAATGCTAAAGATAGATATACTTATGGTCATGTAGAAAGAGTTGTAGTGTATAGTAGAATGATTGCTGATAAACTCAAATTAAGCAAAAGAGAAAAAGAAATTTTAATTTATGGCGCTTACATGCATGATATTGGCAAGATTAACATCAATAAAGAAGTGTTAATGAAAAAAATGAGATTAACAGATGAAGAATGGGAATTATTAAAGCAACATCCTGCTAATGGAGTTGAAATTATAAAATCTGTAGATTCACTTAAAGATATCATACCTTTAATCATAAGCCATCATGAAAGGTATGATGGAAACGGATATCCTAATAAACTAAAGGGCAAAGAAATACCTTATCTAGCAAGAATTCTGACAGTTGTGGATAGTTTTGATGCAATGACATCAAATAGACCATATAATACTAGAAAAACTTATGAGGAAGCTGCAGAGGAACTTGAAAAATGCAGCGGGACACAATTTGATCCTGAGATTTCGGCAGCTTTCATTGAAATAGTGAGAAAGAATGATGGAGAGGCTTTTATAGAAGGCGTAAGCGATATAGGAGAAATACACATATAA
- a CDS encoding AraC family transcriptional regulator has translation MKDLKETIIETVDYIEDNLYNKISLADISLHTGISKYYLHRIFKSLTGESIMEYVQGRKLTSSLNELINTTMRIIDIALEYGFDYEQSYIRAFKKCFGHTPLKIRSDKISLSLILKEKINCNDILSIGNSITYNPQFVFKQKFNLIGIKHKILSKSGDKSANSYGRDFFYNHKHKINNLINPHEYFGFTDWGSDDFIYYIPSVQVSDIDTIPEGMISISIPAHKYVVFRFVGFFRPDDLNGRHLGRLLVQLYRKWIFKSGYKFAATFRFEYIDNSRSKDNYCELYVYQPIEDLKREN, from the coding sequence ATGAAAGACTTAAAAGAAACTATTATTGAAACTGTAGATTATATTGAAGATAACCTCTATAATAAGATTTCTTTGGCTGACATCTCACTACATACAGGAATATCAAAATATTATCTACACAGAATCTTTAAATCTTTAACCGGCGAATCTATTATGGAATATGTTCAAGGTCGAAAATTAACATCTAGCCTTAACGAATTAATTAATACAACTATGCGAATTATAGATATTGCTCTTGAGTACGGTTTTGATTATGAACAATCATATATTAGAGCATTTAAAAAATGTTTTGGACATACGCCTCTTAAAATTAGATCCGATAAGATTTCTTTGAGTTTAATACTTAAAGAAAAAATTAATTGCAATGATATCTTATCCATAGGTAATTCTATTACATATAATCCTCAATTTGTCTTTAAACAAAAATTCAATTTGATTGGGATAAAGCATAAGATATTAAGCAAATCTGGTGATAAAAGCGCAAATTCATATGGTCGAGATTTCTTCTATAATCATAAGCATAAAATTAATAATTTGATAAACCCACATGAATACTTTGGTTTTACAGATTGGGGTAGTGATGACTTCATATATTACATTCCAAGTGTCCAAGTTTCTGATATAGATACTATACCTGAAGGAATGATTAGTATTTCTATACCAGCTCATAAATATGTAGTGTTCCGTTTTGTTGGTTTCTTTCGCCCTGACGATCTTAACGGAAGACATTTAGGCCGTTTATTAGTCCAGTTATATAGAAAATGGATTTTTAAGTCCGGCTATAAATTTGCTGCCACCTTCAGGTTCGAATATATAGACAATTCAAGGTCCAAAGACAATTACTGTGAGCTATATGTATATCAGCCAATAGAAGATCTAAAAAGAGAAAACTAG
- a CDS encoding aspartyl-phosphate phosphatase Spo0E family protein, which produces MDKKKEIEELRDELNKIISERLDYNKILKLSQKLDIYIVEAMKTDVEGIDKE; this is translated from the coding sequence ATGGACAAAAAGAAAGAAATTGAAGAATTAAGGGATGAATTAAATAAAATAATTAGTGAAAGGCTGGACTATAATAAAATTTTAAAGTTAAGTCAGAAGTTGGATATTTATATAGTTGAAGCTATGAAAACAGATGTTGAAGGTATAGATAAAGAGTAG
- the fabF gene encoding beta-ketoacyl-ACP synthase II, with product MSRRVVITGIGAVTSLGIGADKLWDSIKDGKSGISMIEGIDVSDLPTKVASQVKDFDPSSFIDKKEVKRMDRFAQFALASAQMAMEDSALNLEKINKERMGVIIGSGIGGIGTLESQYDELKERGPRRVSPFLVPMMIANMASGLVAIKFGAKGYNECTVTACATSTNAVGNAFKVIQRNDADIMIAGGAEACVTKLTLAGFCAIKAMTTNHDPATASRPFDSERNGFVLGEGSGVLILEEYEHALNRGANIIAEIVGYGCTNDAFHITAPAEGGEGAARCMKIALGDAKITPSDIGYINAHGTSTKANDKNETMAVKSVFGKHAYELAISSTKSMTGHLLGASGAIEAIITACALREGFIPPTINYKNQDPDCDLNYVPNEGKNLEFTYALSNSFGFGGHNATLVLKAFN from the coding sequence ATGAGTAGAAGAGTAGTTATTACAGGGATTGGAGCAGTTACATCACTTGGAATTGGAGCAGATAAGCTTTGGGACTCAATAAAGGATGGAAAGTCTGGAATTAGTATGATTGAGGGAATAGATGTTTCTGATTTACCTACCAAAGTTGCATCTCAAGTAAAAGATTTTGATCCAAGTAGCTTTATTGATAAAAAAGAAGTTAAAAGAATGGATAGATTTGCACAATTTGCTCTAGCATCAGCTCAAATGGCTATGGAAGATTCGGCACTTAATTTGGAAAAAATAAATAAAGAACGTATGGGAGTAATAATTGGTAGCGGCATAGGAGGAATTGGGACTTTAGAAAGTCAGTATGATGAATTGAAAGAAAGAGGTCCTAGAAGAGTAAGTCCGTTTTTAGTACCAATGATGATAGCTAATATGGCTTCAGGACTTGTTGCTATAAAATTTGGAGCTAAAGGTTATAATGAATGTACTGTTACAGCGTGTGCAACTTCAACAAATGCAGTTGGGAACGCATTTAAAGTAATTCAAAGAAATGATGCAGATATAATGATTGCTGGTGGAGCAGAGGCTTGTGTAACGAAACTAACTTTAGCGGGTTTTTGTGCAATTAAAGCTATGACAACAAATCATGATCCGGCTACTGCATCTAGGCCGTTTGATTCAGAAAGAAATGGATTTGTACTTGGAGAAGGTTCGGGTGTTCTTATACTTGAAGAATATGAGCATGCTTTAAATAGAGGAGCTAATATAATTGCCGAAATAGTTGGATATGGGTGCACTAATGATGCGTTCCATATAACTGCTCCGGCTGAAGGAGGGGAGGGGGCTGCAAGATGTATGAAAATTGCGCTTGGAGACGCAAAGATTACACCTTCCGATATAGGATATATAAACGCTCATGGAACATCAACAAAAGCAAATGACAAAAATGAAACTATGGCTGTAAAATCTGTTTTTGGGAAACATGCGTATGAACTTGCTATAAGCTCAACAAAATCAATGACGGGTCATCTGTTAGGAGCTTCAGGTGCTATAGAGGCGATTATAACAGCATGTGCTCTAAGAGAAGGATTTATCCCTCCAACAATAAATTACAAAAATCAAGATCCTGATTGTGATTTAAACTATGTACCTAATGAAGGAAAGAATCTGGAATTTACTTATGCTTTGAGTAATTCCTTCGGTTTTGGGGGACACAATGCAACTTTAGTTTTAAAGGCATTTAATTAG
- a CDS encoding helix-turn-helix domain-containing protein — MLKRKRRELNLTQSKLAKKLGISKSYLSKLEKHPSLCNPNINFILKLSKELNLDPTEIFLYFIESKNSFIK, encoded by the coding sequence ATGTTAAAGAGAAAAAGAAGAGAATTAAATTTAACTCAGTCGAAATTGGCAAAAAAATTAGGAATCAGCAAAAGTTATTTATCTAAGTTAGAAAAACATCCCTCCCTTTGCAATCCTAATATTAATTTTATTTTAAAATTATCGAAAGAATTAAACCTAGATCCTACAGAAATTTTTTTATATTTTATAGAAAGCAAAAATTCTTTTATTAAATAA
- a CDS encoding CAP domain-containing protein, translating into MKKAFLRKIVTAVIAATTMTSIAPLGVSAATTNSMFNNYYNVFSNGGLQTGWVNNNGQWSYFDNSGAMQTGVIKVNGETYCLNQNGIMEIGKVLINNRIYTTSQSGQVIGTKAPSSDKVFDSGNNVVQDNNKTSTVKPSNTTSTTGGTTGTVTTTKPATGSTTGTVTTKPTTGNTNSTGTTTTGNTTNSGSTTNTSTSTSSLDVQGLPKLPANYSVTVQAAAEQKILELMNAKRTEAGLKPLTLDNTLLQVARYKSNDMIQNNFFDHTNPDGTKWTNWLQAVGYRYTTTGENIAYNTYDAVELFTQWWNSPGHRANMMNSSYTKVGVGVLYGNGKYMGTQEFSN; encoded by the coding sequence ATGAAGAAAGCTTTTTTAAGAAAGATAGTGACGGCTGTTATTGCTGCTACAACAATGACTAGTATTGCACCATTAGGAGTATCTGCAGCGACTACTAATTCAATGTTTAACAATTATTACAATGTATTCTCTAATGGAGGATTACAAACTGGTTGGGTTAATAACAATGGTCAATGGTCATACTTTGATAATAGTGGAGCAATGCAAACTGGTGTTATTAAAGTTAATGGTGAGACTTATTGCCTAAATCAGAATGGTATAATGGAGATTGGAAAGGTTTTAATAAACAATAGAATATATACAACTTCTCAAAGTGGACAAGTTATAGGGACTAAAGCTCCATCAAGTGATAAGGTATTCGATTCTGGAAATAACGTAGTACAAGATAATAATAAAACATCTACAGTAAAACCTTCAAATACGACAAGTACAACAGGAGGTACAACTGGAACTGTAACAACAACTAAACCCGCAACAGGAAGTACGACTGGTACTGTAACTACAAAACCTACAACAGGAAATACAAATAGTACTGGCACAACAACAACTGGAAATACAACAAATTCAGGAAGTACAACAAATACTTCTACAAGTACAAGCTCGCTAGATGTTCAGGGGTTACCTAAGTTACCAGCTAATTATTCTGTAACTGTACAAGCTGCTGCTGAACAAAAGATTCTTGAATTAATGAATGCAAAAAGAACAGAAGCGGGTTTAAAACCGTTAACATTAGATAATACTTTATTACAAGTAGCTAGATATAAGAGTAATGATATGATCCAAAATAATTTCTTCGACCATACAAATCCAGATGGAACAAAGTGGACAAATTGGTTGCAAGCAGTAGGCTATAGATACACTACAACAGGTGAAAATATAGCATACAACACATATGATGCTGTTGAATTATTTACTCAATGGTGGAACTCACCAGGTCATAGAGCAAACATGATGAATTCTTCATATACTAAAGTTGGTGTAGGAGTTCTTTATGGAAATGGTAAATACATGGGAACACAAGAATTCTCAAACTAG
- a CDS encoding substrate-binding domain-containing protein has protein sequence MKVLKKIIIFTTILTLFIVTSLNIVKNNIYANAQIKSEKTIKIVVLLSSFNDAYISLIKDNLERIQKENANNLEFIFLDGKNNTDIQNELITSTLSTDFDLLLANLVNLDANNIDSFINKVKSKNIPVLLFNIVPFVTTSIKSYPKALVIATSAEQSGILQGDLIVNAWKSNKAAMDKNKDNILQYIMLTDKNNNTLTTARTMYSISTINKSGIKTEELSRISSEGTKEAAQMIMESTFLKYGDKIEAIIANNDTLAIGAINALQKYGYNIGNKSIPVVGADAIPEARELIKKGSMLGTVIQDPSEMAEALYKVGMNLIYNSPPLSNTNYKFNETGFVVEMPYREYKE, from the coding sequence ATGAAGGTATTAAAAAAAATAATAATTTTTACTACTATATTAACATTATTTATCGTTACATCATTAAATATAGTAAAAAATAATATATATGCAAACGCACAAATTAAATCAGAAAAAACTATAAAAATAGTAGTACTTCTCTCTTCATTTAATGATGCTTATATTTCTTTGATTAAAGATAACTTAGAAAGAATCCAAAAAGAAAACGCTAACAATCTAGAATTTATATTTCTTGATGGGAAGAATAATACAGACATACAAAACGAACTTATAACTTCAACACTTTCAACAGATTTTGATCTTTTATTAGCTAACTTAGTTAATTTAGATGCAAATAATATAGACTCATTTATTAACAAAGTAAAGTCAAAAAATATTCCTGTACTTTTATTCAATATAGTTCCATTTGTAACAACTTCAATAAAATCCTATCCCAAAGCTCTTGTAATAGCTACATCAGCTGAACAATCCGGAATTCTACAAGGAGATTTAATCGTTAATGCATGGAAAAGCAATAAAGCAGCTATGGATAAAAACAAAGACAATATTCTTCAATATATTATGTTGACAGATAAAAACAATAACACACTAACTACTGCAAGAACAATGTATTCTATATCAACAATTAATAAATCTGGAATAAAAACAGAGGAACTTTCCAGAATATCTTCAGAAGGAACTAAAGAAGCTGCTCAAATGATTATGGAGTCGACGTTTCTAAAGTATGGTGATAAAATTGAAGCTATAATTGCAAATAATGATACTTTAGCTATAGGAGCCATTAATGCTTTGCAAAAATATGGTTATAATATAGGTAATAAATCAATACCAGTTGTTGGTGCTGATGCAATACCAGAGGCTAGAGAATTAATTAAAAAAGGTTCTATGCTCGGTACTGTTATCCAAGATCCATCTGAGATGGCAGAAGCTCTTTATAAAGTTGGAATGAATTTAATTTATAATAGCCCACCTCTTAGTAATACGAACTATAAGTTCAATGAAACCGGCTTTGTAGTAGAAATGCCTTACAGAGAATATAAAGAATGA
- a CDS encoding CPBP family intramembrane glutamic endopeptidase, with product MKYEKIFLSITFLLTYFISIILLPKGFIGALTIIMVIPAFAAIISILMESRSLKVLLNPFTYKITLKGLIFAIAFPLIVIFLCGSSAYLTKQGVLSENISYIFLDSIKITLISLTLFIAGLFEEYGWRGYLLPRLLKRYSIKRTNFIMGIIWSLYYVPAFFILNMHFGLPNAVTYVVLQCAAIFALNYCFTYLYTMSPNVILPSIMHILWNNINIATLGYSYNNVSYGFIIGNVKIINGEGLLGLIFLSIFAIYAHRKFSNHPSLNI from the coding sequence ATGAAATACGAAAAAATATTCCTATCAATCACTTTTTTATTAACTTATTTTATAAGTATAATACTTTTACCGAAAGGTTTTATTGGAGCCTTAACTATTATAATGGTTATTCCAGCTTTCGCTGCTATAATTTCGATATTAATGGAATCAAGGTCATTAAAAGTATTACTAAATCCCTTTACTTACAAAATCACATTGAAGGGCTTAATTTTCGCTATTGCATTTCCATTAATTGTGATCTTTCTATGCGGGTCATCTGCATATTTAACTAAACAAGGTGTATTATCAGAAAATATATCGTACATATTTCTCGATTCTATAAAGATTACTTTGATCTCTTTAACACTTTTTATAGCTGGATTATTTGAAGAGTATGGTTGGAGAGGTTACCTTTTACCTCGTCTTTTAAAAAGATATAGTATTAAAAGAACAAATTTTATAATGGGTATCATTTGGTCATTATACTATGTTCCAGCATTCTTTATTCTAAATATGCATTTTGGTTTACCTAACGCAGTTACATATGTAGTTTTGCAATGTGCAGCTATTTTTGCGTTGAACTATTGCTTTACTTATCTTTATACAATGTCACCAAATGTAATTTTACCAAGTATAATGCACATATTATGGAATAATATAAACATAGCCACACTTGGCTACTCTTATAATAATGTTTCTTATGGATTTATTATTGGTAATGTAAAAATTATTAATGGGGAAGGATTATTAGGGTTAATTTTTTTAAGCATATTTGCAATTTACGCTCACAGAAAATTTTCCAATCATCCGAGTTTAAATATATAG
- the lepB gene encoding signal peptidase I — protein MEESTKIEEKGKKKSNFIKDWIIPIFCALVIAFLLRQFVFFNVYVPTGSMIPTINLNDKILVTRIHNFDNLKRGNVIVFYSDELKETLVKRLIGLPGDKIDIKNGIVFVNGEKLEEDYVKNKDDYNGSFEVPQGKYFFLGDNRPVSLDARYWKEHYIDSSKIEGKAQFIFYPFKDFGMLK, from the coding sequence TTGGAAGAAAGTACTAAAATAGAAGAAAAAGGTAAGAAGAAAAGTAATTTTATTAAAGATTGGATAATACCAATATTTTGTGCTTTAGTAATAGCGTTTTTACTAAGACAGTTTGTATTTTTTAATGTATATGTGCCAACAGGATCAATGATTCCAACTATAAATTTAAATGATAAAATTTTAGTAACAAGAATACATAACTTTGATAATCTAAAAAGAGGAAACGTAATTGTATTTTATTCAGATGAACTTAAAGAAACTTTAGTAAAGAGATTAATAGGTTTGCCAGGAGATAAGATAGATATAAAAAATGGGATAGTATTTGTAAATGGAGAAAAATTGGAAGAAGATTATGTGAAAAATAAGGATGATTATAATGGATCGTTCGAAGTACCACAAGGAAAGTATTTTTTCTTAGGAGATAACAGACCTGTATCATTAGATGCAAGGTATTGGAAAGAACACTATATAGACAGCTCTAAAATAGAAGGAAAGGCTCAGTTTATATTTTATCCTTTTAAAGATTTTGGAATGCTAAAATAA
- a CDS encoding alpha/beta fold hydrolase, with translation MGYYIKVEPDVKVYVEDLNEEGRNTIVFLHGWPGSHKLFEYQFNILPKMGYRCIGIDQRGFGESDKPCRGYDYDRLADDVRRVVEVLNLKNFTLLGHSTGGAIAIRYMSRYDNDKVSKLVLCAAAAPSLVQRSYFPHGLQKQAVIDIIKGTYNDRPKMLQDFGDIFFYKHITESFSNWFFQLGLQAAGWATAEVANTWLGEESLFSDLGKINVQTLILHGIHDQVCLFALAKAQKQIIKNSRIIPFTDSGHGLFYDEKEKFNEELTKFIEQ, from the coding sequence ATGGGTTACTATATTAAAGTAGAACCAGATGTTAAAGTTTATGTAGAAGATCTTAATGAAGAAGGAAGAAATACAATTGTATTTTTACATGGTTGGCCAGGAAGTCATAAATTATTTGAATACCAGTTTAATATCCTTCCTAAAATGGGATATAGGTGTATTGGGATAGATCAAAGAGGGTTTGGCGAATCAGATAAACCATGCAGGGGGTATGACTACGATAGATTAGCAGATGATGTTAGAAGAGTTGTGGAAGTGCTTAATTTAAAAAACTTTACATTGTTAGGTCATTCTACAGGTGGAGCAATCGCTATTAGATATATGTCAAGATATGATAATGACAAAGTTTCTAAGTTAGTTCTTTGTGCAGCAGCAGCACCAAGCCTTGTTCAAAGATCTTATTTTCCTCATGGGTTACAGAAACAAGCTGTTATTGATATAATTAAAGGAACATATAATGATCGGCCTAAAATGCTTCAAGATTTTGGAGATATTTTTTTCTATAAGCATATTACAGAGAGTTTTTCAAATTGGTTCTTTCAGCTTGGATTGCAGGCAGCAGGTTGGGCTACAGCAGAAGTTGCTAATACTTGGTTAGGTGAAGAAAGTTTGTTTTCGGATCTTGGAAAAATTAATGTTCAGACATTGATTCTTCATGGTATTCATGACCAAGTTTGTTTATTTGCTTTGGCTAAAGCTCAAAAGCAAATCATTAAGAATTCCAGAATTATACCATTCACTGATAGTGGACATGGATTATTCTACGATGAAAAAGAAAAATTTAATGAAGAGCTAACAAAATTCATTGAACAGTAA
- a CDS encoding AAA family ATPase encodes MKKKVIIINGTMGVGKSATCRELNKKLKNSVWLDGDWCWMINPFVVNEENKKMVINNINYLLRSFLTNSSLEYIIFNWVIHMEEIFDDILEPLNDLNFEIIKITLICDEDALKKRILGDVKLKLRDEECVSRSVERLDLYKEMSTKKIDTSNISVLETVDKIMKII; translated from the coding sequence ATGAAGAAAAAAGTGATAATAATAAATGGAACTATGGGGGTTGGAAAAAGTGCAACCTGTAGAGAGTTAAATAAAAAGTTAAAAAATTCAGTATGGCTTGATGGGGATTGGTGCTGGATGATAAATCCTTTCGTAGTTAATGAGGAAAATAAGAAAATGGTTATAAATAATATAAATTATTTACTGAGAAGCTTTCTTACTAATTCATCATTAGAATATATTATTTTTAATTGGGTTATACATATGGAAGAAATTTTTGATGATATATTAGAACCGTTAAATGATTTGAATTTTGAGATTATCAAGATAACTTTAATTTGTGATGAAGATGCTCTAAAGAAGAGAATTTTAGGAGATGTAAAGTTAAAGTTAAGGGATGAAGAGTGCGTAAGTAGAAGTGTTGAACGTCTTGATTTATATAAAGAAATGTCAACTAAAAAGATTGATACAAGCAACATTTCTGTATTGGAAACTGTAGATAAAATAATGAAAATTATTTAA
- a CDS encoding hemolysin family protein translates to MIIILNVIIVILLVFMNGFFVATEFAMVKVRKSRIETLAMEGNRNAKHTLKVVKDLNSYLSACQLGITLASLGLGWVGEPAFAEMLRPLINLFNLPEITLHSISVVLGFSIITGLHIVLGELAPKSLAIINTENIAMYTALPLIAFYRLTYPIMWTFNHSTNLVLKIFGISQINEQEAAHTDEEIKLLVEDSYKHGLIDQTELTFVDNIFDFSEKTVRDIMIPRTDMACIFIEDTFDEIINYALEEQLTRYPVCRDSKDNVIGFIHIKDLYKLKFEGNDNIEGIIREIKFVPESLSISELFKTFKKEKAQMAIIIDEFGGTAGLVTTEDILEEIVGEIQDEFDDDGEEEIRETDNGSYVVDGKVLIGDINELLDTNIEAENIDTIGGWIYSQLKSYPKPKEKINYDKYEFIILKCDRKRINQVLIKNLSE, encoded by the coding sequence ATGATTATAATATTAAATGTTATTATTGTAATTTTGCTTGTATTTATGAATGGTTTTTTTGTAGCAACAGAATTTGCAATGGTAAAGGTAAGAAAATCAAGGATAGAAACATTGGCAATGGAAGGGAACAGAAATGCAAAACATACATTAAAAGTTGTTAAAGATTTGAATTCGTATTTATCTGCATGTCAATTAGGAATAACTTTAGCGTCATTAGGACTTGGTTGGGTTGGAGAACCAGCATTTGCAGAGATGTTAAGACCTTTAATAAATCTATTTAATTTGCCGGAAATAACATTGCATTCAATTTCAGTGGTTTTAGGATTTTCAATTATAACTGGTCTTCATATTGTACTTGGAGAATTGGCACCTAAATCATTGGCAATTATAAACACGGAAAATATTGCAATGTATACAGCTTTGCCGCTTATAGCTTTTTATAGATTGACTTATCCGATAATGTGGACTTTTAACCATAGTACTAATTTGGTTTTAAAGATATTTGGAATTTCACAAATTAATGAGCAAGAAGCAGCTCATACGGATGAGGAAATAAAGCTTTTAGTTGAAGATAGCTATAAACATGGATTAATAGACCAAACGGAATTAACTTTTGTAGATAACATATTTGACTTTTCGGAAAAAACAGTAAGGGATATTATGATACCGCGTACTGATATGGCATGTATTTTTATTGAAGATACTTTTGATGAAATTATAAATTATGCTTTAGAGGAACAGCTGACTAGATATCCTGTATGTAGAGATAGTAAAGATAATGTAATTGGATTCATACATATTAAGGACTTATATAAACTTAAATTTGAAGGCAATGATAACATAGAAGGAATTATTAGAGAAATTAAATTTGTTCCCGAATCATTATCAATTAGTGAATTGTTTAAAACTTTCAAAAAGGAAAAAGCTCAAATGGCAATAATTATAGATGAGTTTGGTGGTACAGCAGGGCTTGTGACTACCGAAGATATCTTAGAAGAAATTGTTGGTGAAATTCAAGATGAATTTGATGATGACGGAGAAGAGGAAATAAGAGAGACTGATAATGGTAGCTATGTAGTTGATGGTAAAGTTTTAATCGGAGATATCAACGAACTTTTAGATACTAATATTGAAGCTGAAAATATTGATACTATTGGTGGATGGATTTACTCTCAATTGAAGTCATATCCAAAACCTAAAGAAAAGATAAATTATGACAAGTATGAATTTATAATTTTAAAATGCGATAGAAAAAGAATAAATCAAGTATTAATTAAAAATTTAAGTGAATAA